The following proteins come from a genomic window of Solwaraspora sp. WMMA2065:
- a CDS encoding EAL domain-containing protein — protein MEAAALRNSVPSERAPGFFGFVGGVTAAALAVCAVPLLDLPAQILDLPAAFWLMALLAVVGDARPFTPPGRRRRSEVFPSVCFTFAILLAWGLGPAVAVQAVAVAVFAWRARHVPWRALFNSSQYALALAAAAAVAGLAGPGAFAGTAELAWSDVAVAVGAAAAWSAVNYGTVTLAIRLRFGGRWWRSARRGIGFELSSTGSLLLLGPVLVVAAQVDPALIPLVLVPLYAVYRMAALASEQERSARLDPLTGLANRKALIVEIADQVPAHADALRRGAPDSRMALLLLDLDRFKRVNDALGHLVGDRLLVEVGLRLAMVVRPQDLVVRLGGDEFAILATRLTGADEAREIADQVVTALAEPVALDGLPLDVGGSVGIALYPEHGGDFATLLQHADVAMYDAKDTGDGTAVYAAESDHNTPERLSLLADLRRVLDVNGAHAADSGREVDDVGEITMYYQPQVEIATGEVVGVEALLRWRHPRRGMVDPEELIKVAEQSAVMRLLTRRVVDDVVEQIAKWAAAGITLRAAVNVSVRDLHTGEIAEQISDRLTRFNLSPEQLQLEITEGALMADPRRVLATISRLDAIGVAIALDDFGTGYSSMQHLRRLPLSEVKIDRSFVLGMAADTDDAAIVRSVIELARALGLRVVAEGVEDDASWRRLSALGCHVAQGWFYARPMPADELVSWLARYRPLVPGPRAVPAGVPDDSADPPEK, from the coding sequence CGCCCAGATTCTCGACCTGCCGGCGGCATTCTGGCTGATGGCCCTGCTCGCGGTGGTCGGCGACGCCCGACCGTTCACCCCACCGGGCCGGCGGCGCCGGTCCGAAGTCTTTCCGTCGGTCTGTTTCACCTTCGCCATCCTGCTCGCCTGGGGCCTCGGCCCGGCGGTCGCGGTGCAGGCCGTCGCGGTGGCGGTCTTCGCCTGGCGGGCCCGGCACGTGCCGTGGCGGGCCCTGTTCAACAGTTCGCAGTACGCGCTGGCGCTCGCCGCCGCAGCGGCGGTGGCCGGGCTGGCCGGGCCGGGCGCCTTCGCCGGCACCGCGGAGCTGGCCTGGAGCGACGTCGCAGTGGCGGTCGGCGCGGCGGCGGCCTGGTCGGCGGTCAACTACGGCACGGTCACCCTGGCGATCCGGCTGCGCTTCGGCGGCCGGTGGTGGCGGTCAGCCCGCCGTGGCATCGGCTTCGAGCTGTCCTCCACCGGATCGCTGCTGCTGCTCGGGCCGGTGCTGGTGGTCGCCGCACAGGTCGACCCGGCGCTGATCCCCCTCGTGCTGGTGCCGCTGTACGCGGTCTACCGGATGGCCGCGCTGGCCAGCGAGCAGGAACGGTCGGCCCGGCTGGACCCGTTGACCGGGCTGGCCAACCGCAAGGCGCTGATCGTCGAGATCGCTGACCAGGTGCCGGCACACGCCGACGCGCTGCGGCGCGGAGCGCCGGACTCCCGGATGGCGCTGCTGCTGCTTGACCTGGACCGGTTCAAACGGGTCAACGACGCACTCGGGCATCTGGTCGGCGACCGGCTGCTGGTCGAGGTGGGGCTGCGGCTGGCCATGGTGGTCCGGCCGCAGGACCTGGTGGTCCGGCTCGGCGGCGACGAGTTCGCCATCCTGGCCACCCGGCTCACCGGCGCGGACGAGGCGCGGGAGATCGCCGATCAGGTGGTGACCGCGCTCGCCGAGCCGGTCGCCCTGGACGGGCTGCCGCTGGACGTCGGCGGCTCGGTGGGCATCGCCCTCTACCCCGAGCACGGTGGGGATTTCGCCACCCTGCTGCAGCACGCCGACGTCGCGATGTACGACGCCAAGGACACCGGTGACGGCACCGCCGTCTACGCGGCCGAGTCGGACCACAACACGCCGGAACGGCTCAGCCTCCTCGCCGACCTGCGTCGCGTACTCGACGTCAACGGCGCGCACGCGGCCGACTCCGGTCGGGAGGTCGACGACGTCGGCGAGATCACCATGTACTACCAGCCGCAGGTGGAGATCGCGACCGGCGAGGTGGTCGGGGTGGAGGCGCTGCTGCGCTGGCGGCATCCGCGCCGGGGCATGGTCGACCCGGAAGAGTTGATCAAGGTCGCCGAGCAGAGCGCCGTGATGCGCCTGCTCACCCGCCGGGTCGTCGACGACGTCGTCGAGCAGATCGCCAAGTGGGCCGCCGCCGGGATCACCCTGCGGGCAGCGGTCAACGTCAGCGTCCGGGACCTGCACACCGGCGAGATCGCCGAGCAGATCTCCGACCGGCTCACCCGCTTCAACCTGTCACCGGAGCAACTCCAGTTGGAGATCACCGAGGGGGCGCTGATGGCCGACCCCCGGCGGGTGCTGGCTACCATCTCCCGGCTGGACGCGATCGGGGTGGCGATCGCCTTGGACGACTTCGGCACCGGCTACTCGTCCATGCAGCACCTGCGCCGGCTGCCGCTGTCCGAAGTCAAGATCGACCGCTCGTTCGTCCTCGGCATGGCCGCCGACACCGACGACGCGGCCATCGTCCGCTCGGTGATCGAGCTGGCCCGGGCGCTCGGGCTGCGGGTCGTCGCCGAAGGCGTCGAGGACGACGCGTCCTGGCGACGGTTGTCCGCGCTCGGCTGCCACGTCGCCCAGGGCTGGTTCTACGCCCGGCCGATGCCCGCCGACGAGCTGGTCAGCTGGCTGGCCCGGTACCGTCCACTGGTCCCCGGCCCGCGCGCCGTCCCGGCCGGCGTGCCCGATGACTCGGCTGACCCGCCGGAGAAATAG
- the gatC gene encoding Asp-tRNA(Asn)/Glu-tRNA(Gln) amidotransferase subunit GatC, whose product MAAISREEVAHLARLSRLAVTEDELATFAGQLDVILQSVARIGEVAADDIPPTSHSVPLTNVLRDDVVIPGLDRDAALAAAPDAEDGRFRVPRILDEEV is encoded by the coding sequence ATGGCCGCCATCTCCCGCGAAGAGGTCGCGCACCTGGCGCGACTGTCGCGGCTGGCCGTGACCGAGGACGAACTGGCGACGTTCGCCGGCCAGCTCGACGTCATCCTGCAGTCCGTGGCCCGGATCGGCGAGGTCGCCGCCGACGACATCCCGCCCACCTCGCACTCGGTGCCGCTGACCAACGTGCTGCGCGACGACGTCGTCATCCCCGGCCTGGACCGCGACGCCGCGCTCGCCGCCGCCCCGGACGCCGAGGACGGCCGGTTCCGGGTGCCGCGCATCCTGGACGAGGAGGTCTGA
- the gatA gene encoding Asp-tRNA(Asn)/Glu-tRNA(Gln) amidotransferase subunit GatA has protein sequence MSELTGMTAAQLAGLIAAGDTSAVEVTRAHLDRIAGVDERVHAYLHVDADGALAAAQAVDTARAAGQPLGPLAGVPIAVKDVVTTKGVPTTAGSKILDGWRPPYDATIVARLRAAGMPILGKTNMDEFAMGSSTEYSAYGPTYNPWDLTRIPGGSGGGSAAAVAGYEAPLAIGTDTGGSIRQPGAVTGTVGAKPTYGGTSRYGLIAFSSSLDTPGPCARTVLDAALLHEAIAGHDPHDSTSIPAAVPPVVEAARAGASGDLTGVRLGLVTQFATGEGVEPGVLAAFRDAVDALTKLGAEVVEVSCPHFDYALPAYYLIAPSECSSNLARYDGVRYGLRSGDDGNRSLEEVMSLTRDQGFGPEVKRRIMLGTYALSSGYYDAYYGQAQKVRTLITRDFTAAFEQVDVLISPTTPFVAFPLGARTADPYQMYLADLFTIPTNLYGGPAISVPCGLADGLPVGLQMMAPTMADDRMYRVAAALESAVGTLTPPEL, from the coding sequence ATGTCCGAACTCACCGGGATGACCGCCGCGCAGCTGGCCGGGCTGATCGCCGCCGGCGACACCAGCGCCGTCGAAGTGACCCGCGCCCACCTGGACCGGATCGCCGGCGTCGACGAGCGGGTGCACGCCTACCTGCACGTCGACGCCGACGGGGCGCTCGCCGCCGCGCAGGCCGTCGACACCGCCCGCGCCGCCGGGCAGCCGCTCGGCCCGCTGGCCGGCGTACCGATCGCGGTCAAGGACGTCGTCACCACCAAGGGCGTACCGACCACCGCCGGGTCGAAGATCCTCGACGGCTGGCGGCCACCGTACGACGCGACGATCGTCGCCCGGCTGCGCGCCGCCGGCATGCCGATCCTCGGCAAGACCAACATGGACGAGTTCGCGATGGGCTCGTCGACCGAGTACTCGGCGTACGGGCCGACGTACAACCCGTGGGACCTGACCCGGATCCCGGGCGGATCCGGCGGTGGCAGCGCGGCCGCGGTCGCCGGGTACGAAGCTCCACTGGCGATCGGCACCGACACCGGCGGCTCGATCCGCCAACCGGGCGCGGTCACCGGCACCGTCGGCGCCAAGCCGACCTACGGCGGCACCTCCCGGTACGGGCTGATCGCCTTCTCCTCCTCGCTGGACACCCCTGGCCCGTGCGCCCGGACGGTGCTCGACGCGGCGCTGCTGCACGAGGCGATCGCCGGCCACGACCCGCATGACTCCACCTCGATCCCGGCCGCCGTGCCGCCGGTCGTCGAGGCGGCCCGTGCCGGTGCCTCCGGTGACCTGACCGGGGTGCGCCTCGGCCTGGTCACCCAGTTCGCCACCGGCGAGGGCGTCGAGCCGGGCGTCCTGGCCGCGTTCCGCGACGCGGTCGACGCGCTGACCAAGCTCGGGGCCGAGGTCGTCGAGGTCTCCTGCCCGCACTTCGACTACGCGCTACCGGCGTACTACCTGATCGCGCCGAGCGAATGCTCGTCCAACCTGGCCCGCTACGACGGCGTCCGGTACGGGCTGCGCAGCGGCGACGACGGCAACCGGTCGCTGGAAGAGGTCATGTCGCTGACCCGCGACCAGGGCTTCGGGCCGGAGGTCAAGCGGCGGATCATGCTCGGCACCTACGCGCTGTCCAGCGGCTACTACGACGCCTACTACGGGCAGGCGCAGAAGGTCCGTACCTTGATCACCCGCGACTTCACCGCCGCGTTCGAGCAGGTCGACGTGCTGATCTCGCCGACCACGCCGTTCGTGGCGTTCCCACTCGGGGCGCGCACCGCCGACCCGTACCAGATGTACCTGGCCGACCTGTTCACCATCCCGACCAACCTGTACGGCGGCCCGGCCATCTCGGTGCCGTGCGGGCTGGCCGACGGGCTGCCGGTCGGGTTGCAGATGATGGCGCCCACGATGGCCGACGACCGGATGTACCGGGTCGCGGCGGCCCTGGAGTCGGCGGTCGGCACCCTCACCCCGCCGGAGCTCTGA
- a CDS encoding AAA family ATPase, with protein MLTRIEIDGFKSFRDFTLDVPPFLVIIGRNAAGKSNLFDAIQFLSRLADDGLLEAAQQMRGEVPDLFHRHTDGTQMPVMTFAVEVLLGSSVTDAFGDTAEVNHSRLRYELAVELRLTSSSGTRRPYVVREAAYRIPKSDDAALRALIPRWKQVTSYRGGGRELLETERDEQGRAIFSIRQQGNQGRKRKLPATAATATVLSSLTTATDFPLLYALKRELQSWRLLHLDPSALRTPDSYDDPDSLAPNGAHLANTLRYLAAATGTEDRPEGALNDLSADVSEVIPGVVRVRLAEDEARRQRQVEVVTRDEAPFSARVASDGTLRAIALLAALYDPRGAGLICFEEPENGIFPQRLAQFVRYLRALVERSLESRDEADGNRLTQLILSSHSPAILRALERGEDGGRLHAVYLDVVTRVRRGEPRSRITRSRLIGGDQLALDLEDPSGVVTKAEIAEFEVLETLDR; from the coding sequence GTGCTGACCCGGATCGAGATCGACGGCTTCAAGTCGTTCCGCGACTTCACGCTGGACGTGCCGCCGTTTCTCGTGATCATCGGGCGGAACGCGGCCGGCAAGTCGAACCTGTTCGACGCGATCCAGTTCCTGTCCCGGCTCGCCGATGATGGGCTGCTGGAGGCCGCTCAGCAGATGCGCGGGGAAGTACCCGATCTGTTCCATCGGCACACCGACGGCACCCAGATGCCGGTGATGACCTTCGCCGTCGAGGTGCTGCTGGGGTCGTCGGTGACCGACGCATTCGGTGATACGGCCGAAGTGAATCACTCTCGGCTGCGTTACGAGCTTGCGGTCGAGCTACGACTCACCAGCAGCAGCGGGACCCGTCGGCCGTACGTGGTACGGGAGGCGGCGTACCGGATCCCTAAGTCCGACGACGCTGCGTTGCGGGCACTGATCCCGCGATGGAAGCAGGTAACCAGCTATCGCGGGGGCGGTCGGGAACTGCTGGAGACCGAGCGCGATGAGCAGGGGCGTGCGATTTTCAGCATCCGGCAGCAGGGCAACCAGGGCCGCAAACGGAAACTGCCGGCGACAGCGGCGACCGCAACCGTGCTGTCCAGCCTGACCACCGCCACGGACTTCCCGCTGCTGTACGCGCTCAAGCGGGAGCTTCAGTCGTGGCGACTGCTGCACCTCGATCCCAGCGCGCTGCGTACCCCGGATTCCTATGACGACCCGGACAGCCTCGCGCCCAACGGTGCCCACCTGGCCAACACGCTGCGTTACCTGGCCGCCGCGACGGGCACCGAGGACCGGCCGGAGGGCGCGTTGAACGACCTTTCCGCCGACGTATCCGAAGTGATACCGGGAGTGGTCCGGGTCCGGCTCGCCGAGGACGAGGCACGCCGGCAGCGGCAGGTCGAGGTCGTCACCCGCGACGAGGCACCGTTCTCGGCCCGGGTCGCGTCCGACGGGACGCTGCGCGCGATCGCGTTGCTCGCAGCACTCTACGACCCCCGTGGTGCCGGGCTGATCTGCTTCGAGGAGCCGGAGAACGGCATCTTCCCGCAACGGCTCGCCCAGTTCGTGCGGTACCTGCGGGCCCTGGTCGAACGGTCGTTGGAGTCGCGCGACGAAGCAGACGGCAATCGATTGACCCAGTTGATCCTGAGCAGCCACTCGCCTGCGATCTTGCGGGCGTTGGAACGCGGCGAGGACGGGGGACGGCTCCATGCGGTCTACCTGGACGTGGTGACCCGGGTGCGCAGGGGCGAACCGCGCAGCCGGATCACCCGTAGCCGCCTGATCGGTGGTGATCAGCTTGCGTTGGATCTCGAAGATCCCAGCGGTGTGGTCACCAAGGCAGAGATTGCCGAATTCGAGGTCCTGGAGACGCTGGATCGCTGA
- a CDS encoding DUF4276 family protein: MRYLSTALISEGLSDDRFLPRLLARSLEGLCLTEFDETVYVADVQPLRARSGPAGIGDVISLADRSDGAFTIVFFHRDQGANAERVHREWLEPLRKRWADRREQLVAVVPVRETEAWLLADGQALRNALGVQWTDVEMGLPGSPRQVEQIADPKKVLNDVTRRVSRSVGDHLGQLGELVDLERLQQVPAYRRWWDDTRQALVALGYRPGR; this comes from the coding sequence ATGCGCTACCTCTCGACCGCACTGATCTCCGAAGGCCTCAGCGATGACCGCTTCCTGCCCCGGCTGCTGGCACGCTCACTGGAAGGACTGTGCCTGACCGAGTTCGATGAAACGGTGTACGTAGCCGACGTACAACCGTTGCGGGCCCGGTCCGGCCCGGCAGGTATCGGTGATGTGATCAGCTTGGCCGACCGCAGCGACGGCGCCTTCACGATTGTCTTCTTTCACCGAGACCAGGGTGCGAACGCTGAACGGGTACACCGGGAGTGGCTGGAACCGCTCCGGAAGCGTTGGGCCGACCGCCGGGAGCAACTCGTCGCGGTCGTCCCGGTCCGGGAGACCGAGGCCTGGCTGCTCGCCGACGGGCAGGCACTGCGCAACGCCCTCGGTGTCCAGTGGACCGATGTCGAGATGGGGCTCCCCGGGAGCCCTCGTCAGGTGGAGCAGATCGCCGACCCGAAGAAAGTGCTCAACGACGTGACGCGCCGGGTCAGCCGGTCAGTCGGGGACCACCTCGGCCAGCTTGGCGAGCTGGTGGATCTGGAAAGGCTGCAGCAGGTACCGGCGTACCGGCGGTGGTGGGACGACACCCGGCAGGCTCTCGTGGCACTCGGTTACCGGCCGGGTCGATGA
- the gatB gene encoding Asp-tRNA(Asn)/Glu-tRNA(Gln) amidotransferase subunit GatB has protein sequence MSTTALPTYEDVVARYEPVIGLETHVELGTNTKMFCGCPTGFGAEPNTQVCPVCLGLPGSLPVANKAAIEATIRIGLALNCSIADWCRFARKNYFYPDMPKNYQISQYDEPLCVDGWLDVEVDGELVRIGIERVHLEEDTGKTLHVGGATGRIHGATESLVDYNRAGIPLVEIVTKPIPGTGDRAPQVARAYVTELRDVIRSLGVSDVRMEQGSLRCDVNTSLTPVGQTEWGTRTETKNVNSLRSVERAVRAEMLRQASVLDAGGRIVQETRHFHEDSGDTTSGRSKETATDYRYFPEPDLVPLAPDAAWVAELKAALPELPRVHRKRLQEQWGLTDHDMQSVVNAGAVELIEQTIAAGTTPAGARKWWLGELARRANESGVELAALGVTPAHVAELQGLVDSGKLNDKLARTVLEAVAAGEGTPTEVMTARGLEVVSDTGALTAAVDEAIAANPDIAAKVRDGKVAAAGALVGAVMKTTRGQADARTVRELILSRLGAQG, from the coding sequence ATGAGCACGACCGCGTTGCCCACGTACGAGGATGTCGTCGCCCGCTACGAGCCGGTGATCGGCCTGGAGACGCACGTCGAGCTGGGCACCAACACGAAGATGTTCTGCGGCTGCCCGACCGGGTTCGGCGCCGAGCCGAACACCCAGGTCTGCCCGGTCTGCCTGGGCCTGCCCGGCTCGTTGCCGGTGGCGAACAAGGCGGCGATCGAGGCGACGATCCGCATAGGGCTGGCACTGAACTGCTCGATCGCCGACTGGTGCCGGTTCGCCCGGAAGAACTACTTCTACCCGGACATGCCGAAGAACTACCAGATCAGCCAGTACGACGAGCCGCTGTGCGTGGACGGCTGGCTCGACGTCGAGGTCGACGGCGAGCTGGTGCGGATCGGCATCGAGCGGGTGCATCTGGAGGAGGACACCGGCAAGACGCTGCACGTCGGCGGCGCGACCGGGCGCATTCACGGTGCGACCGAGTCGCTTGTCGACTACAACCGGGCGGGTATCCCGCTGGTGGAGATCGTCACCAAGCCGATCCCCGGCACCGGGGACCGGGCACCGCAAGTGGCCCGCGCGTACGTCACCGAGCTGCGGGACGTGATCCGCTCGTTGGGCGTGTCCGACGTACGGATGGAGCAGGGTTCGCTGCGCTGCGACGTGAACACCTCGCTGACCCCGGTCGGGCAGACCGAGTGGGGCACCCGCACCGAGACCAAGAACGTCAACTCGCTGCGGTCGGTGGAGCGGGCGGTACGCGCGGAGATGCTGCGCCAGGCGTCGGTGCTCGACGCCGGTGGCCGGATCGTGCAGGAGACCCGGCACTTCCACGAGGACAGCGGCGACACCACGTCCGGCCGGTCCAAGGAGACCGCCACCGACTACCGCTACTTCCCGGAGCCGGACCTGGTGCCGCTCGCCCCGGACGCCGCCTGGGTGGCCGAGCTGAAGGCGGCCCTGCCGGAGCTGCCCCGGGTGCACCGCAAGCGGCTGCAGGAGCAGTGGGGGCTGACCGACCACGACATGCAGTCGGTGGTCAACGCCGGGGCGGTCGAGCTGATCGAGCAGACCATCGCCGCCGGCACCACCCCGGCCGGCGCCCGCAAGTGGTGGCTGGGTGAGCTGGCCCGCCGGGCCAACGAGTCCGGTGTGGAGCTGGCCGCGCTCGGGGTTACCCCGGCGCACGTGGCCGAACTGCAGGGGCTGGTCGACTCGGGCAAGCTCAACGACAAGCTGGCCCGTACCGTCCTGGAGGCGGTGGCCGCCGGGGAAGGCACGCCGACCGAGGTGATGACCGCGCGCGGCCTGGAGGTGGTCTCCGACACCGGTGCGTTGACCGCCGCCGTCGACGAGGCGATCGCCGCCAACCCGGACATCGCGGCGAAGGTCCGCGACGGCAAGGTCGCGGCGGCCGGTGCGCTGGTCGGCGCGGTGATGAAGACGACCCGGGGCCAGGCGGACGCGCGTACCGTCCGGGAGCTGATCCTGTCCCGCCTCGGCGCACAGGGCTGA
- a CDS encoding DUF397 domain-containing protein, whose translation MGMTTDPRPAWRTSSRSNGTGGACVEVADNLPGRVLVRDSKDRTGGTLTFSPTAWRTFVDHHQR comes from the coding sequence ATGGGCATGACGACCGATCCTCGACCGGCCTGGCGGACCAGCAGCCGCAGCAACGGCACCGGCGGCGCCTGTGTCGAAGTCGCCGACAACCTGCCCGGCCGGGTCCTGGTCCGCGACAGCAAGGACCGCACCGGCGGCACCCTCACCTTCTCCCCCACCGCCTGGCGGACCTTCGTCGACCACCATCAGCGGTAG
- a CDS encoding helix-turn-helix transcriptional regulator, translated as MSGAASAYLIAELRRRRELAGLTQEQWGAALHWSAQHVSAVERGARPIRLDYLATIDRVFNCDYSTLWELLLRTERAPVWLRPWLEHEREAIMLRWYEPLLVPGLLQTEAYARVVLTHAGVAIDDVDTTVGDRLGRQEILHRAERPCRFVGVIDEAVLTRAVGGPAVMREQVLALIAACDRPNVSIQVVPAGVGAYPGLNGPFILASLDGRAAGFVDGPLEGQTIELEADLTRLEHAWESLREYALPSEQSVALMQEAADRWA; from the coding sequence ATGTCTGGAGCAGCGAGCGCATATCTGATAGCGGAGCTCCGCCGCCGCCGCGAGTTGGCCGGGCTCACCCAGGAGCAGTGGGGCGCCGCCCTGCACTGGTCGGCCCAGCACGTCAGCGCGGTCGAGCGCGGTGCCCGGCCGATCCGGCTCGACTACCTGGCCACCATCGACCGGGTCTTCAACTGCGACTACTCGACCCTCTGGGAGCTGCTGCTGCGCACCGAGCGGGCCCCGGTCTGGCTGCGCCCGTGGCTGGAGCACGAGCGGGAGGCGATCATGCTGCGCTGGTACGAGCCGCTGCTGGTGCCCGGCCTGCTGCAGACCGAGGCGTACGCCCGCGTCGTCCTCACCCATGCCGGAGTGGCGATCGACGACGTCGACACCACCGTCGGCGACCGGCTCGGCCGGCAGGAGATCCTGCACCGGGCCGAGCGGCCGTGCCGCTTCGTCGGGGTGATCGACGAGGCGGTGCTGACCCGGGCGGTCGGCGGCCCGGCGGTGATGCGTGAGCAGGTCCTGGCGCTGATCGCCGCCTGCGACCGGCCCAACGTCTCGATCCAGGTGGTGCCGGCCGGGGTCGGTGCCTACCCGGGGCTGAACGGCCCGTTCATTCTGGCCAGCCTGGACGGCCGGGCGGCCGGCTTCGTAGACGGGCCGTTGGAGGGCCAGACCATCGAGTTGGAGGCCGATCTGACCAGACTGGAGCATGCCTGGGAGTCGCTGCGGGAGTACGCTCTGCCCAGCGAGCAGTCCGTGGCGTTGATGCAGGAGGCAGCCGACAGATGGGCATGA
- a CDS encoding IS1380 family transposase, with translation MRIRQDAPVVRATFDDPNLVSCAGLVPVMRLAEQAGLHDAVADRVRLPTDKGANPAGKVATVVAGMLAGADSIDDLDIARHGGMRSLFGSVYAPSTLGSFLRTFTHGHVRQLQAAARDTLIGLTGRAPILTGADTLCFVDIDSMLRRVYGKQKQGIGFGHAKVGGYNVYLRGYNPLVATLSTPLSAPVIAATRLRSGNAGSSRGAATMIAEAITTARACGASGEIMVRADSAFYAKTVISGCRRRGVRFSVTCRIDPKIRAACDGIAADQWVDITYPQAVRDEDAGRWISDAQIAETTYTAFAGTRHEATARLIVRRVRRDDPQQIPGQDELLPTYRYHAVFTDSPYTLVQAEAQHRQHAIIEQVNADLIAGPLAHLPSGHFSANDAWLTCAAITHNLTRAAGHLAAGTWSTARPATIRTRIITVAARLAHRARTIHLHLPEYWPWQAAFDNLFTAVQPAPG, from the coding sequence GTGAGAATACGCCAGGACGCGCCGGTGGTGCGCGCGACGTTCGACGATCCGAATCTGGTGTCGTGTGCCGGTCTCGTTCCGGTGATGCGCCTGGCCGAGCAGGCCGGTCTGCATGACGCGGTCGCCGACCGGGTGCGGCTGCCGACGGACAAGGGCGCGAACCCCGCCGGGAAGGTCGCCACGGTCGTGGCGGGGATGCTCGCGGGCGCGGACAGCATCGACGACCTCGACATCGCCCGGCACGGTGGCATGCGGTCGCTGTTCGGCAGCGTGTACGCGCCGTCGACGCTCGGGTCGTTCCTGCGTACGTTCACCCACGGGCACGTACGGCAGTTACAGGCCGCCGCCCGCGACACCCTGATCGGTCTGACCGGCCGGGCACCGATCCTGACCGGCGCCGACACCCTGTGCTTCGTGGACATCGACTCCATGCTGCGGCGGGTGTACGGCAAGCAGAAGCAGGGCATCGGGTTCGGCCACGCCAAGGTCGGCGGCTACAACGTCTACCTGCGCGGCTACAACCCCCTGGTCGCGACGCTGTCCACCCCGCTGTCCGCGCCGGTGATCGCCGCCACGAGGCTGCGGTCGGGTAACGCCGGCTCGTCCCGGGGCGCCGCCACCATGATCGCCGAGGCCATCACGACCGCCCGGGCATGCGGCGCTTCGGGGGAGATCATGGTGCGAGCGGACTCGGCGTTCTACGCCAAGACGGTGATCAGCGGCTGCCGGCGTCGTGGCGTGCGGTTCTCGGTCACCTGCCGCATCGACCCGAAGATCCGCGCCGCGTGCGACGGCATCGCCGCCGACCAGTGGGTCGACATCACCTATCCGCAGGCCGTCCGGGACGAAGACGCCGGCCGGTGGATCTCCGACGCGCAGATCGCCGAAACCACGTACACCGCGTTCGCCGGCACCCGACACGAGGCGACCGCCCGGCTGATCGTGCGCCGCGTCCGCCGCGACGACCCGCAACAGATCCCCGGCCAGGACGAACTCCTACCGACCTACCGGTACCACGCCGTGTTCACCGACAGCCCGTACACCCTCGTACAGGCCGAAGCCCAGCACCGGCAACACGCGATCATCGAGCAGGTCAACGCCGACCTGATCGCCGGCCCCCTCGCCCACCTGCCCTCCGGACACTTCAGCGCCAACGACGCCTGGCTGACCTGCGCCGCGATCACGCACAACCTCACCCGCGCCGCCGGACACCTCGCCGCGGGCACCTGGTCGACCGCCAGACCCGCCACCATCCGGACCCGGATCATCACCGTCGCAGCCCGCCTCGCCCACCGGGCCCGCACCATCCACCTACACCTGCCCGAGTACTGGCCCTGGCAGGCGGCGTTCGACAACCTGTTCACCGCCGTCCAGCCGGCACCCGGCTGA